One segment of Metallosphaera cuprina Ar-4 DNA contains the following:
- the gcvPA gene encoding aminomethyl-transferring glycine dehydrogenase subunit GcvPA: MNTHPWLPNLSRVQDMLKEIGIEELDEIFNDVPKDLVIRHGLKVGKEKPLSEDEIRGRLSQLSESNAKLRYPPFLGAGAYPHSVPSAVKFILSRSEFYTAYTPYQPEVNQGLLQALFEYQSLMAELLDMDVVNSSHYDWGGSLAEAVLMGYRVNGRKKVLVPESINPYHEEVVRTWVDGREIEIKKIPLADDGKLNLDFLSKVDPSEISSIYVQQPNFFGVIESEIEYVTDWARKNGVISIIGVTPLSLGLLKSPGELGFDIAVGDGQELGIPLNFGGPYSGILATRMDMKLVRQMPGRIVGMTEDVNKKRGFTLVLQTREQFARREKATSNITTNEALIALANAVYLSLLGKSGIRELAKEIYKRSHYAAREMERAELGKLKWRSDFFEEFTFVFKSNYNRIFQALLDRGIHGGLKLTENEALFCVTEVHTREAIDEAIRIMKEVS, translated from the coding sequence ATGAACACTCACCCCTGGCTTCCGAATCTTTCAAGAGTTCAAGATATGCTTAAGGAGATAGGAATAGAGGAACTAGATGAGATTTTCAACGACGTACCGAAGGATTTAGTGATAAGACATGGTCTTAAAGTAGGGAAAGAGAAGCCGTTGTCTGAGGATGAAATCAGAGGCAGACTTTCCCAACTCTCCGAGTCTAACGCTAAGCTAAGGTATCCTCCATTCCTAGGAGCCGGAGCCTATCCTCATTCGGTACCATCTGCTGTCAAGTTTATACTAAGTAGGTCAGAGTTCTACACAGCGTACACTCCTTACCAACCTGAGGTTAATCAAGGTCTATTGCAGGCTCTATTTGAGTATCAAAGCCTTATGGCGGAACTCTTAGACATGGATGTGGTCAACTCCTCACATTACGACTGGGGAGGAAGCCTAGCCGAGGCTGTCCTAATGGGGTACAGGGTAAATGGAAGAAAGAAAGTCCTAGTGCCAGAATCTATAAATCCTTATCATGAAGAGGTGGTTAGGACATGGGTAGATGGAAGAGAAATCGAAATAAAGAAGATACCTTTAGCCGATGACGGAAAATTAAATCTCGATTTTCTTTCTAAAGTAGATCCTAGCGAGATATCCTCTATATACGTTCAACAGCCTAACTTCTTCGGTGTCATCGAATCTGAAATTGAGTACGTAACGGATTGGGCTAGGAAAAACGGAGTTATAAGTATAATTGGCGTTACTCCCTTATCTCTAGGCCTTCTCAAGTCCCCTGGCGAGTTAGGCTTTGACATAGCTGTAGGAGATGGACAAGAGCTAGGTATACCGTTAAACTTTGGGGGGCCCTACAGTGGGATCCTGGCAACCAGAATGGACATGAAATTAGTCAGACAAATGCCAGGAAGGATTGTTGGGATGACTGAAGATGTGAACAAGAAGAGAGGATTTACACTAGTCTTACAGACCAGGGAACAGTTCGCCAGAAGGGAAAAAGCTACCTCTAACATTACCACTAACGAAGCGCTGATTGCCCTGGCTAACGCTGTATACCTCTCTTTGTTAGGAAAGAGCGGAATAAGGGAGTTGGCTAAGGAAATCTATAAGAGATCGCATTACGCAGCTAGAGAAATGGAGAGGGCTGAACTAGGTAAGCTCAAATGGAGGTCGGATTTCTTTGAGGAGTTCACTTTTGTTTTTAAGTCAAATTATAATAGGATATTTCAAGCTCTTCTTGACAGGGGAATCCATGGAGGGTTGAAGCTAACCGAAAACGAAGCACTGTTTTGCGTAACTGAGGTTCACACAAGGGAAGCTATAGATGAGGCGATAAGGATCATGAAAGAGGTGTCATAA
- the gcvT gene encoding glycine cleavage system aminomethyltransferase GcvT, producing MFCTPLLKLEESLGANAGEFAGWKMPMTYSSYQEEHMAVRTGAAFFDLSHMGRLRIRGKIQEVENLIAKKVSDAPDGTMIGPTAFLNDRAGFVDDVMLYKISESEFLLVTNAINREKVISWIRKNSSLDVEDLTFDLVMIALQGRRVWDSVEKPDLAPLQFKLNAKFQGQEVFLLSRSGWTGEDGIEVWSKPETGQLILERLASRGIKGAGLVARDSLRQEMGFVLYGEDIDENVNPIEARYWVYSLEKEFIGRPALIETLRTGVDRLRVGLKLPKNQRVIPRNGSKIMIEDVEVGNVTSSTFSPYLSRTIGMGYLSSRHFILGSNVQVEVRGKSYTVKLSDFPLIK from the coding sequence ATGTTTTGTACGCCTTTACTTAAGTTAGAGGAAAGTTTAGGAGCCAACGCTGGCGAATTCGCAGGATGGAAGATGCCAATGACGTACTCCTCATATCAAGAGGAACACATGGCCGTGAGAACTGGAGCAGCCTTCTTTGACTTATCTCATATGGGTAGGTTACGAATAAGGGGGAAAATACAAGAGGTCGAGAATCTGATAGCTAAGAAGGTCTCTGACGCCCCAGACGGGACCATGATCGGCCCCACAGCTTTCCTAAACGATAGGGCAGGTTTCGTTGACGACGTGATGTTATATAAGATATCCGAATCTGAGTTCTTGTTAGTTACGAACGCCATAAATAGAGAGAAAGTTATATCTTGGATAAGGAAGAACTCCTCTCTGGACGTCGAAGATCTTACCTTTGATCTGGTAATGATTGCCTTGCAAGGGAGAAGAGTATGGGATAGCGTTGAGAAACCGGATCTCGCTCCTTTACAGTTTAAGCTGAACGCCAAATTCCAGGGGCAAGAAGTGTTCCTGTTGAGTAGATCAGGATGGACAGGTGAAGACGGTATCGAGGTCTGGTCTAAACCGGAGACAGGTCAGTTAATTTTAGAGAGGCTAGCTTCAAGGGGAATTAAAGGAGCAGGTCTTGTGGCCAGAGACAGCCTTAGACAGGAAATGGGTTTCGTGCTGTATGGAGAGGATATAGACGAAAACGTAAATCCCATAGAGGCTAGATACTGGGTATACTCCTTGGAAAAGGAGTTCATAGGGAGGCCAGCCTTAATTGAGACGCTCAGGACTGGCGTAGATCGCCTTAGAGTAGGGCTTAAACTCCCTAAGAATCAAAGGGTCATTCCAAGGAACGGTAGCAAGATCATGATAGAGGACGTAGAGGTAGGTAATGTGACCAGTTCAACGTTCTCTCCTTACCTTTCAAGGACTATCGGGATGGGCTACTTAAGCTCCAGGCATTTCATTTTGGGAAGTAATGTACAGGTCGAAGTTAGGGGAAAGAGTTATACTGTTAAATTGTCTGACTTCCCTTTAATCAAGTGA
- the gcvH gene encoding glycine cleavage system protein GcvH, producing the protein MGEIKVGKYIVRDGLYYTESDEWVKVDDYTATIGITDYAQKKLRDIVGVDLPKRGQRVSSGEAVAVVESVKAAADIYSPVSGEIIEVNEDLISAPELINKDPYGRGWLFKVKMSNVDETKKLLSSGSYVNKIKGD; encoded by the coding sequence TTGGGCGAGATCAAAGTTGGAAAATACATAGTGAGAGACGGTTTATACTATACCGAGAGCGATGAGTGGGTTAAGGTAGACGACTATACAGCCACCATCGGAATAACAGACTACGCTCAGAAAAAGCTGAGGGACATCGTTGGGGTTGATCTACCAAAGAGAGGACAACGTGTAAGCTCAGGAGAGGCGGTGGCGGTTGTAGAGTCCGTTAAAGCGGCGGCCGACATATATTCACCAGTATCTGGGGAGATAATAGAGGTTAATGAGGACTTAATTTCTGCTCCAGAGTTGATAAACAAAGACCCCTACGGTAGGGGATGGCTGTTTAAGGTCAAAATGAGTAACGTGGACGAGACCAAAAAGCTTCTTTCTTCAGGATCATATGTTAACAAGATTAAGGGTGATTAA
- a CDS encoding AbrB/MazE/SpoVT family DNA-binding domain-containing protein: protein MEELNNAKDIETRKVQKLGSSSLFITLPKKWINKWNVKPGDKILIEVSNDGSLKLIAEKIKLENTHRSIRIDIDSLKQPLPSIIPCLYSLGYDEIIMESKKTIPPKDVEDLIQVTKQMVGIEVTEVSENRIKVECLLDTEKVGVESLLRRMLNTIAKRVDDIIALISKENLKDASANHEDLKRLYYMLMRRIMGSKYETIKSMTRNSLIVINMSTLLNVGTLVDKLGESVRSLQLSEKESQIIIDTLKKVNDLLDEVVMTVLFPSTKRVLNGINLVKESRINLSQLDNSTIVDYVRQILGLLETSLENSSCTLFLEDMPWIERNLT, encoded by the coding sequence TTGGAGGAGCTAAATAACGCTAAGGACATAGAGACAAGAAAGGTTCAAAAACTTGGCTCTTCGTCTTTGTTCATTACTCTACCTAAGAAGTGGATCAATAAGTGGAACGTAAAGCCTGGAGATAAGATACTTATAGAAGTCTCCAACGACGGTTCTCTTAAATTGATAGCTGAGAAGATAAAATTGGAAAACACTCACAGATCGATAAGGATAGATATCGATTCACTTAAGCAACCTTTACCTAGCATAATCCCTTGTCTCTACTCGCTCGGATACGATGAGATTATCATGGAGTCCAAGAAGACGATTCCACCTAAAGATGTGGAGGATCTGATTCAGGTTACGAAACAGATGGTCGGAATTGAGGTGACTGAGGTATCAGAAAACAGAATTAAAGTAGAATGTCTTTTAGACACCGAGAAAGTAGGCGTAGAATCCTTATTAAGACGAATGCTCAACACGATAGCGAAAAGGGTCGACGATATCATCGCACTGATCTCAAAGGAGAACCTAAAGGACGCCTCGGCAAACCACGAAGATCTTAAGAGATTGTACTATATGCTCATGAGGAGGATCATGGGCAGTAAATATGAGACTATTAAGAGCATGACTAGGAACTCTCTTATAGTTATCAACATGTCAACTCTACTAAACGTTGGAACGCTAGTGGATAAGCTTGGAGAGTCCGTTAGATCGTTGCAACTTAGCGAAAAGGAGTCCCAGATTATAATTGATACCCTCAAAAAGGTCAACGATCTACTAGACGAGGTGGTCATGACCGTGCTCTTCCCTAGCACTAAAAGGGTTCTAAACGGTATCAACCTAGTTAAGGAGTCTAGGATAAACTTGTCTCAGCTAGACAATTCTACAATAGTAGACTACGTCAGACAGATACTGGGGTTGTTAGAGACCTCTTTAGAGAACTCCTCTTGTACCCTCTTCCTGGAGGATATGCCTTGGATAGAAAGAAACTTAACTTAA
- the sufC gene encoding Fe-S cluster assembly ATPase SufC has translation MSTLKVENLHVEVEGKEVLKGVSFEVKTGEIHAMMGPNGSGKTTLSLALMGHPKYKITKGSIILDGEDITYAETDEKVKKGLFLAFQSPIEISGVKLSTLLVAEYNRASGTNKSVSEIIGSVREMVKTVGINETLLNRGVFDGFSGGEKKRTEILQMLIMKPKFAILDEPDSGVDVDGLRVIAEGIKKLRAENNTGFVIITHYRRILDHVNADKVHVLYRGSIIASGGMELAKLIDEKGYEGVIKSRN, from the coding sequence ATGTCTACACTTAAAGTAGAGAACCTTCACGTTGAGGTTGAAGGTAAGGAAGTGCTTAAAGGAGTGTCGTTTGAGGTTAAAACTGGAGAAATTCACGCTATGATGGGTCCTAACGGTAGTGGAAAGACCACCCTCTCCTTGGCCCTGATGGGTCACCCTAAATACAAGATAACTAAGGGTTCAATAATCTTAGACGGAGAGGACATAACTTACGCTGAGACCGATGAGAAAGTTAAGAAAGGTCTTTTCCTGGCATTCCAAAGTCCAATAGAAATAAGCGGGGTGAAGTTGTCCACACTTCTCGTGGCTGAGTATAATAGGGCTTCAGGAACCAATAAGTCCGTATCGGAAATAATTGGAAGCGTTAGGGAAATGGTGAAGACGGTAGGGATAAACGAAACCCTGCTAAATAGGGGAGTGTTTGATGGGTTCAGTGGAGGAGAGAAAAAAAGGACCGAGATACTTCAGATGTTGATCATGAAGCCTAAGTTCGCAATTCTTGACGAACCCGATTCTGGCGTTGACGTTGATGGATTGAGAGTAATAGCAGAAGGAATAAAGAAACTGAGGGCCGAAAACAACACAGGTTTTGTTATAATAACCCACTATAGAAGGATCTTAGATCACGTTAACGCCGATAAGGTGCACGTTCTCTATCGTGGCTCCATAATAGCAAGCGGAGGCATGGAGTTAGCTAAACTAATAGACGAGAAGGGCTACGAAGGGGTCATTAAATCAAGAAACTGA
- the sufB gene encoding Fe-S cluster assembly protein SufB produces the protein MTEEKLSLDMNEILNASIEAKYEKLNQSEFHRRIVESGLTRSTVEEISKIKREPEWMLRLRLKSLELFEKIPTPNWLPDFLGSLNVSSLELYVKPDVDQTSSWDQIPKEVRDYYDVLGIPESEKKYLGGLVAVFESEPIYSNVKEELTKKGVIMMPPEDALKKYPDFMKDYFMKIFPASDHKFAALHGALWSGGVFVYVPRGVKITTPVEGFFIIGKEMEGQFEHTLIVTEEDSYLHFIEGCSAPQLRKFSFHDGMVELYAKKGSKIKFTTIQNWSKNVINFNNKRAWADENANIEWVEGSLGSKYSFVYPTTILRGPNASSTSLVVTLASGEGEWKDSGSKMIHAAPNTKSKIVNKNIGFGGGVNIYRGLIKVNKGASGAKAFVKCDSLMLDEKTKAYTFPHNQVLEDDADVAHEAHTFRMSEDQLFYLMNRGIGEKEATSMLVLGFIDEIMKELPFEYATMLNKVIKLELDKLGAVA, from the coding sequence ATGACGGAAGAGAAATTGTCGCTAGACATGAACGAGATCCTTAACGCTTCTATTGAGGCAAAGTATGAGAAGCTGAATCAGTCTGAATTTCACAGGAGGATAGTTGAGTCCGGATTGACCAGGAGCACAGTTGAGGAGATCTCAAAGATAAAAAGGGAGCCGGAGTGGATGTTGAGGTTGAGGCTCAAATCATTAGAGCTCTTTGAAAAGATCCCTACTCCTAACTGGTTACCAGACTTTCTAGGTTCCTTGAACGTGTCGAGCTTAGAACTTTACGTTAAACCTGACGTAGATCAGACGAGTAGTTGGGATCAAATACCTAAAGAGGTCAGGGATTATTACGACGTATTGGGTATCCCAGAGTCAGAAAAGAAGTACTTAGGCGGTCTAGTTGCTGTCTTCGAATCCGAACCTATATATTCGAACGTCAAGGAGGAGCTTACCAAGAAAGGAGTTATAATGATGCCACCAGAGGATGCGCTAAAGAAGTATCCCGATTTCATGAAAGATTACTTCATGAAGATCTTCCCAGCCTCCGATCATAAGTTCGCAGCATTACACGGTGCCCTATGGAGCGGTGGCGTTTTCGTTTACGTTCCTAGAGGAGTTAAGATAACTACTCCTGTTGAAGGATTCTTCATAATTGGAAAGGAGATGGAAGGTCAGTTCGAACACACGTTGATAGTAACTGAAGAGGATTCGTATCTTCACTTCATAGAGGGTTGTAGTGCACCACAGCTTAGAAAGTTCTCCTTCCACGACGGAATGGTCGAGCTTTACGCAAAGAAGGGATCTAAGATAAAGTTCACCACCATACAGAACTGGAGCAAGAACGTGATAAACTTCAATAACAAGAGAGCGTGGGCAGACGAGAACGCTAACATAGAGTGGGTGGAGGGATCCTTAGGTTCGAAGTATAGCTTCGTGTATCCAACTACTATTCTGAGGGGGCCCAACGCGAGTTCAACGAGTTTAGTGGTCACTCTGGCGTCTGGAGAAGGCGAATGGAAGGATAGCGGATCTAAGATGATTCACGCGGCTCCTAACACTAAGAGCAAGATAGTTAACAAGAACATTGGTTTCGGAGGGGGAGTAAACATCTATAGGGGATTAATCAAGGTTAACAAGGGCGCTTCGGGCGCTAAGGCATTCGTAAAGTGCGACTCGCTGATGTTAGACGAGAAAACTAAGGCTTATACATTTCCACACAATCAAGTTCTAGAGGATGACGCTGACGTAGCTCACGAAGCTCACACTTTCAGGATGAGTGAGGATCAGCTATTCTACCTAATGAACCGAGGAATAGGTGAGAAAGAGGCCACTTCAATGCTTGTCTTAGGTTTCATTGATGAGATAATGAAGGAGTTGCCTTTCGAATACGCTACGATGCTGAACAAGGTTATTAAACTAGAATTAGATAAGCTTGGGGCAGTGGCTTGA
- a CDS encoding SufD family Fe-S cluster assembly protein: MPVVEQESFLKYISNLSFRSEREELFQKYLALPYQVVSDSPTIKHYTEWSVFEGLNLRVEEQGSGDLKIPIEGYSNYIINNNSYSFTPRESVTCGLVKPEDHKLVSLTLAGSKKVTIDKGGRYLVYNHCKGRLFCPVSIEVNVPEGDHVDLVYYSESMEGGMPSSVISLIVPKGSSLSFSLINSSRNSYAFSYAKAKVEGEINSSVFSVGQNLGHTEYHVSLEDEAVANFNAKSLGVESNRVNVLANVNHVGKKSVSNGSLKAVASENSFTIIRGDAVIGENAFDSSTTIVGKALIIGAEAKAVVAPMLEVKTGKIVTAKHSASASKVSEDLIFYLENRGLDKRTAEGLIIRGFLTDDNDNELIRTLIEDALVKMGY; encoded by the coding sequence ATGCCTGTTGTGGAACAAGAGAGCTTTCTTAAGTACATTTCTAACTTAAGTTTCAGGTCAGAAAGGGAGGAGTTGTTTCAAAAGTATTTGGCTTTACCCTATCAGGTTGTTAGCGATTCGCCAACGATCAAACACTATACGGAATGGTCAGTCTTCGAGGGCTTGAACCTTAGGGTTGAGGAACAAGGGTCAGGCGATCTGAAGATCCCTATAGAGGGATACTCTAATTACATCATTAATAATAATAGCTACAGCTTTACCCCTAGGGAATCCGTAACCTGTGGTTTAGTTAAGCCAGAGGATCACAAACTGGTTTCGCTCACTCTAGCTGGATCTAAGAAGGTCACAATAGATAAAGGAGGTAGATATCTTGTTTACAATCATTGTAAGGGGCGGCTATTCTGTCCAGTCTCAATAGAGGTTAACGTTCCAGAAGGGGATCACGTTGACCTGGTATATTACTCCGAATCAATGGAGGGCGGAATGCCCTCTTCTGTTATATCGCTGATCGTACCTAAGGGCTCCTCACTCTCCTTCTCGTTAATAAACTCAAGTCGTAACTCCTACGCCTTTTCTTACGCTAAGGCTAAAGTAGAGGGGGAGATCAATTCCTCTGTTTTCTCCGTAGGGCAGAACCTAGGTCACACGGAATATCACGTAAGTCTAGAGGATGAGGCCGTGGCTAACTTCAACGCTAAAAGTCTAGGTGTGGAGAGCAACAGGGTAAACGTGTTAGCTAACGTCAATCATGTGGGAAAGAAGAGCGTGAGTAACGGTTCGCTAAAGGCTGTCGCATCAGAGAACTCATTTACAATAATCAGAGGCGATGCCGTGATTGGGGAGAACGCTTTTGACTCATCTACAACCATAGTAGGTAAGGCTTTGATAATAGGGGCGGAAGCTAAGGCCGTTGTAGCTCCCATGCTTGAAGTTAAAACCGGGAAGATAGTTACCGCAAAGCACTCGGCTTCTGCCTCTAAAGTAAGTGAGGACCTAATATTCTACCTTGAGAACAGAGGGCTTGACAAGAGGACTGCAGAGGGTCTAATAATAAGGGGTTTCCTTACGGACGATAACGACAATGAGTTGATCAGAACGTTAATCGAAGATGCCCTAGTAAAGATGGGATACTAA
- a CDS encoding ribbon-helix-helix protein, CopG family, whose product MRVITFKAEEDLLLKLDLYAANKRTPRSEIIRDALRKYLEAAGGI is encoded by the coding sequence ATGAGAGTGATCACGTTTAAGGCGGAGGAGGATCTACTCCTAAAACTAGATCTTTACGCTGCAAATAAGAGGACTCCCAGAAGCGAGATAATTAGAGACGCGTTAAGGAAGTATCTGGAAGCCGCTGGCGGGATTTGA
- a CDS encoding phosphoglycerate kinase, whose amino-acid sequence MIKVNDMNIPTMDDLNFTDSKVLVRIDINSPIDAKTGKLLDDSRIRAHIETIKELTSKGNGVVLVSHQGRPGDSDFTDLEQHSKLLEKYLGMEVEFVGDVMGPYARERIKNMKSGSVLLLDNVRFVSEELIEASPLQHSKSFLIRRLQPFFQGYINDAFATAHRSQASLVGFPLVLKSSAGRVMEKEVSALAKVFNEEESPKLFIMGGGKVLDSLRIIENLVKRRLADRILTGGLIAELFAVAKGLDLGKENLQVLEKVGVLSLVPRARKVLLSGAPIEIPVDFKVEREGKVYEEPASKINGVIKDVGSTTVGIYSSFIRDAKIIVMRGPMGVIEDERFRESSRSLLMNSLESQGYLIVGGGHMISLIGGLGSLDNSKVHVSTGGGALLLFLAGERLPALEALDMSFREMLKK is encoded by the coding sequence CTGATTAAAGTAAATGACATGAACATACCCACAATGGACGATCTCAACTTCACTGACAGTAAGGTCCTTGTCAGAATAGACATCAATTCTCCGATTGACGCCAAAACTGGAAAGCTCCTAGACGACTCTAGGATAAGAGCGCATATAGAGACGATAAAGGAGTTAACCTCTAAGGGAAACGGGGTAGTTCTAGTTTCACATCAGGGAAGGCCGGGGGACAGCGATTTTACTGACCTTGAGCAGCACTCAAAGTTACTTGAGAAGTATCTAGGGATGGAAGTTGAGTTCGTGGGAGACGTAATGGGACCTTACGCTAGGGAGAGAATTAAAAACATGAAGTCGGGCTCAGTTCTACTCCTTGATAACGTTAGGTTCGTGTCGGAGGAACTTATTGAGGCCTCGCCTCTTCAACATTCTAAGAGCTTCTTGATAAGGAGGTTGCAGCCCTTCTTCCAAGGATATATAAACGACGCCTTCGCGACAGCTCATAGAAGTCAGGCGAGTTTAGTAGGATTTCCTTTAGTGTTGAAGTCTAGCGCTGGGAGAGTTATGGAGAAGGAAGTTTCAGCTTTGGCTAAGGTATTTAACGAGGAGGAGTCTCCAAAGCTCTTCATAATGGGAGGAGGCAAAGTTTTGGATAGCTTGAGGATAATAGAGAACCTTGTCAAGAGAAGGTTGGCAGATAGAATACTTACGGGCGGGTTAATAGCCGAGCTGTTCGCAGTGGCGAAGGGGCTGGATCTAGGAAAGGAGAACCTACAGGTTTTAGAGAAGGTGGGCGTGTTGAGCTTAGTCCCTAGGGCTAGAAAAGTGTTGCTTTCAGGAGCACCTATAGAGATACCGGTTGACTTTAAGGTAGAGAGGGAGGGGAAAGTGTACGAGGAACCAGCAAGTAAGATTAACGGAGTGATAAAGGACGTTGGGTCTACTACGGTTGGGATATACTCGTCATTTATTAGAGATGCCAAGATAATAGTCATGAGAGGTCCTATGGGAGTGATAGAGGACGAAAGGTTTAGGGAGTCCAGCAGGTCGCTACTCATGAACTCGTTGGAGAGCCAAGGATACTTAATAGTAGGAGGTGGACATATGATAAGTCTTATAGGAGGACTCGGTTCGCTTGATAACTCTAAGGTTCACGTTTCAACGGGGGGCGGAGCCCTACTCCTCTTCTTAGCTGGGGAGAGACTACCAGCCCTCGAGGCTTTAGACATGTCATTTAGGGAGATGTTGAAGAAATGA
- a CDS encoding phosphorylating glyceraldehyde-3-phosphate dehydrogenase, whose translation MMKVSVNGYGTIGKRVASAILAQPDMSLIGVSKTSTNYEAYHAQRLGIPLYVPKESIKEFEDAGIKVMGTIEEMFRDSDVIVDATPNGVGAQYKQVYSSLGKKSIFQGGEKANVADVSFSALCNYDEAVDKKYVRVVSCNTTGLLRTLCTINRVEKITKVRATIVRRAADPKEVKKGPINSLTPDPASIPSHHAKDVNTVLKDLDIVTMAIVAPTTLMHVHMLNITLANQVTREEVLSTLSSTPRILLVSGKSKITSTAEIIEVARDIGRSRNDLYETVVFEDSVSVKGNELFLMYAVHQESIVVPENIDAIRAVTGFRDGLKSVEMTNTSMGIRKGYLV comes from the coding sequence ATGATGAAGGTCTCAGTGAACGGTTACGGAACTATAGGAAAGAGAGTGGCGAGCGCTATTCTGGCTCAGCCAGACATGAGTTTAATCGGAGTTTCCAAAACGTCGACCAACTATGAGGCTTATCACGCTCAACGTTTAGGTATACCTCTATATGTACCGAAAGAGTCTATTAAGGAGTTTGAGGACGCTGGCATCAAGGTAATGGGAACTATAGAGGAGATGTTTCGTGACAGTGACGTTATAGTTGACGCGACGCCAAACGGGGTAGGGGCCCAATATAAGCAAGTGTACTCTTCCTTAGGGAAGAAGTCTATTTTCCAAGGAGGAGAGAAGGCTAACGTAGCTGACGTCTCTTTTTCAGCGTTATGTAACTATGACGAAGCTGTGGATAAGAAGTACGTGAGAGTGGTATCTTGTAACACCACAGGTCTATTGAGGACATTGTGTACAATAAACAGGGTGGAGAAGATAACTAAGGTTAGGGCCACAATAGTTAGGAGAGCTGCGGATCCTAAAGAGGTCAAGAAGGGGCCCATAAACTCTCTAACCCCAGATCCAGCTTCCATTCCAAGCCATCACGCCAAAGACGTCAATACCGTTCTAAAAGACCTGGATATTGTAACTATGGCCATAGTGGCACCTACTACCCTAATGCACGTTCATATGTTGAACATAACTTTAGCGAATCAAGTTACAAGAGAAGAAGTTCTATCCACACTTTCGTCAACCCCTAGGATTCTGCTAGTGTCCGGGAAATCGAAGATTACCTCAACTGCAGAAATAATAGAGGTAGCTAGAGATATAGGAAGGAGTAGAAACGACCTGTACGAGACTGTAGTCTTTGAGGATTCCGTATCAGTCAAAGGTAACGAACTGTTCTTAATGTACGCGGTTCATCAGGAGTCGATTGTGGTTCCAGAGAACATTGATGCGATCAGGGCAGTCACAGGGTTTAGGGACGGATTGAAGTCAGTGGAGATGACTAACACCTCAATGGGAATAAGGAAAGGTTACCTGGTGTAA
- a CDS encoding universal stress protein, with product MGSPTYTVSMWFRRILVPVDGSESSMRALELAVDFSLRYGSRVTVFYACDRCEDKEAIRKLVENKIDNKIGFEFNTTDVPRDSSISNEIIKILSEGVFDAVIMGARGNTTNSDINTGSNALSIVVNAPVTVIVVR from the coding sequence ATGGGTTCTCCAACGTATACCGTAAGTATGTGGTTTAGAAGGATACTTGTGCCAGTTGATGGATCTGAGAGCAGTATGAGGGCGTTAGAGTTAGCTGTAGACTTCAGTTTAAGATACGGCTCAAGAGTTACCGTGTTCTACGCGTGCGATAGATGCGAGGATAAAGAGGCGATAAGGAAGCTCGTCGAGAACAAGATAGACAATAAAATAGGCTTTGAGTTCAACACCACCGACGTACCCAGGGACAGCAGCATATCTAACGAAATAATCAAGATCCTATCTGAAGGTGTCTTTGATGCCGTCATAATGGGTGCAAGAGGTAACACTACGAACAGTGATATTAACACGGGGTCTAATGCGCTCTCTATAGTAGTTAACGCACCGGTTACCGTTATTGTGGTTAGGTGA